A genome region from Primulina eburnea isolate SZY01 chromosome 9, ASM2296580v1, whole genome shotgun sequence includes the following:
- the LOC140840421 gene encoding cytokinin riboside 5'-monophosphate phosphoribohydrolase LOG3-like, with amino-acid sequence MSTSTVSKIKNICVFCGSSAGKDSIYEDVAEKLGITLAKRKIHLVYGGGEVGLMGKVAKAAHAGGSEVLGIIPITLANLTGPTIGEEMQVDNMYERITQMIEHSDAFIALPGGFGTLEEIFHTVCWAQLNIHNKPIGLLNVNNYYDKLLSFLDDVVEQGFISLASRRMLVSATSEGELIDLLQGFSHEPDPFLSQLNWPTSKSKKRKFM; translated from the coding sequence ATGTCAACGTCCACGGTAAGTAAaatcaaaaatatttgtgtattttgtggatcTAGTGCAGGAAAAGATTCAATTTATGAAGATGTAGCAGAAAAGCTTGGAATAACACTTGCTAAAAGAAAGATTCATTTGGTATATGGTGGTGGTGAAGTTGGCCTCATGGGAAAAGTTGCAAAAGCTGCGCATGCAGGTGGAAGTGAAGTCTTAGGCATTATTCCGATTACTTTAGCCAATCTTACAGGACCAACAATAGGAGAAGAAATGCAAGTGGACAACATGTATGAACGAattactcaaatgattgaacattCAGATGCTTTCATTGCTCTGCCAGGAGGTTTCGGTACtttggaagaaatatttcatACTGTTTGTTgggcacaattaaatatccacaaTAAGCCAATTGGTTTGTTAAATGTTAACAATTATTATGATAAACTGTTATCGTTTCTTGATGATGTTGTGGAACAGGGATTTATTTCATTAGCTTCGCGAAGGATGTTAGTTTCTGCTACAAGTGAAGGTGAACTTATTGATTTACTGCAAGGATTTAGTCATGAACCAGATCCAttcttatctcaacttaattggccaacatccaagagtaagaaaagaaaattcatgtga